Proteins co-encoded in one Psychromonas sp. L1A2 genomic window:
- a CDS encoding efflux RND transporter periplasmic adaptor subunit yields MKKYLRITFTIAVVFAAVFAGRWVWTDYMHTPWTRDGRIRAEIVTVSADVSGWVTTLNVKDGQDVKKGQLLFSVDNKRYQAALGKAKANTESALLTWELAKHKYNRRVELKSQKAISEEDLELTRINRNIANANYDLAKTEQDLAQLNVDRTEVVAPVSGQIINLNLRQGNYIGQGVSVFAIVKSNSFYVTGYFEETKIPLIYENQQAKIALLSGGKQLTGHVVSVGKAIANTNTQSNSQLLPQVQQTFNWVRLSQRIPVDIQLDALPKDSQLSAGMTATIHLSTK; encoded by the coding sequence ATGAAAAAATATTTACGTATTACTTTTACCATTGCTGTCGTGTTTGCTGCGGTCTTTGCCGGGCGTTGGGTTTGGACTGATTACATGCATACGCCTTGGACTCGTGATGGACGGATTAGAGCTGAAATTGTGACCGTTTCGGCAGACGTTTCAGGCTGGGTGACCACTTTAAATGTGAAAGATGGTCAAGACGTTAAGAAAGGACAATTACTTTTTAGTGTGGATAATAAACGTTATCAAGCTGCTTTAGGAAAAGCCAAAGCGAATACGGAAAGTGCGTTATTAACCTGGGAATTAGCTAAACATAAATACAATCGCCGTGTTGAATTAAAGAGTCAAAAAGCAATCAGTGAAGAAGATTTAGAGTTAACCCGTATCAATAGAAATATTGCAAATGCAAATTATGACCTTGCTAAAACAGAGCAGGATTTAGCGCAGTTAAATGTTGATAGAACTGAGGTTGTTGCGCCTGTGTCGGGTCAAATAATTAATTTGAATTTACGTCAAGGTAATTATATAGGACAAGGAGTCTCAGTTTTTGCCATTGTAAAATCTAATTCTTTTTATGTAACCGGTTATTTTGAAGAGACTAAAATTCCACTGATTTATGAAAATCAACAAGCCAAAATTGCATTGCTGAGTGGAGGCAAGCAACTCACCGGACATGTAGTTAGTGTCGGTAAAGCCATTGCAAATACTAATACACAAAGTAATAGTCAATTGTTACCACAGGTTCAACAAACGTTTAACTGGGTACGTCTATCTCAGCGTATTCCCGTTGATATTCAATTAGATGCATTACCGAAAGATAGTCAGCTCAGCGCAGGTATGACAGCCACAATACACCTCTCTACAAAATAA
- a CDS encoding DUF1272 domain-containing protein, which produces MLILRPNCECCDKNLPPESVEAFICTFECTFCFNCAETILDFICPNCSGNLVQRPIRPVAALKNNPASAKRVLKAHSCA; this is translated from the coding sequence ATGTTAATACTAAGACCTAATTGTGAATGCTGTGATAAAAATTTACCTCCAGAATCTGTTGAAGCTTTCATTTGTACTTTTGAATGTACATTCTGTTTTAATTGTGCGGAAACAATATTAGACTTTATTTGTCCTAATTGTTCAGGAAATTTGGTTCAACGCCCAATTCGTCCTGTAGCGGCTTTAAAAAATAACCCAGCATCAGCTAAGCGTGTATTAAAGGCCCATAGTTGTGCGTAA
- a CDS encoding MFS transporter gives MLRALIPISSLLMSNAFLLLGHGLLLTLLPIAASEVGFSDTQVALTGSAYFLGFVSGCLATPYMLKRVGHIRSFAVLATSYSVVILIFPLLPEFYSWMLLRFIIGIVISGLYMIIESWLNGNANAQNRGSILSIYTTLNLIMVMCGQQLFNLGGTVEDVMLFSLAAILISIAIIPVSLTRSAAPAVVHRVKLNMFKVWQHSHIALIGAVVAGLVTGAFWSLAPIYAKDNNFDSSQLGLFLSATVLGGACFQLPLGKLSDRFDRRTVLMYAALVGSAVSLSFVYLPHFITVFAGWPAFISAFFWGGSCMTLYAICLAHANDNATSDDFVEISSAMLITLGLSSAIGAPLASLAMKFMGPDGLYAFTSGSLIIFFIIVLFRRRSHIPPSTLEEKEEFRTVTDMAGPAAYEMDPRTEVDAIDENENENENENEK, from the coding sequence ATGTTACGTGCACTAATCCCTATCTCATCATTACTCATGTCTAATGCGTTTTTATTACTTGGACACGGCTTGTTATTAACATTACTTCCTATTGCAGCGAGTGAAGTTGGCTTTTCCGATACTCAAGTTGCATTAACGGGCTCAGCCTATTTCCTAGGATTTGTATCAGGGTGTTTAGCGACACCTTATATGCTAAAAAGGGTTGGACACATCCGTAGTTTTGCGGTGTTAGCGACATCCTACTCTGTCGTGATCTTAATTTTCCCTTTATTACCTGAATTTTATAGTTGGATGTTACTTCGATTCATTATAGGCATCGTTATTTCAGGTCTGTATATGATCATTGAAAGTTGGTTAAATGGTAATGCCAACGCACAAAACCGAGGTTCAATACTTTCTATTTATACAACCCTCAATTTAATCATGGTGATGTGTGGACAACAATTATTTAACTTAGGGGGAACGGTAGAAGATGTCATGTTATTTAGCCTAGCTGCCATTTTAATATCGATTGCTATCATCCCCGTTTCTCTTACACGTTCTGCAGCCCCTGCCGTAGTGCACCGAGTAAAATTGAATATGTTCAAGGTTTGGCAACATTCACATATAGCACTTATTGGTGCAGTCGTCGCAGGTTTAGTGACAGGTGCTTTTTGGTCTCTAGCCCCAATCTACGCAAAGGATAATAACTTTGATAGTAGCCAGTTGGGCTTGTTTTTATCTGCGACTGTACTTGGAGGTGCCTGCTTTCAGCTACCATTAGGAAAACTATCCGATAGGTTTGATAGAAGAACAGTACTTATGTATGCAGCTTTAGTAGGCTCTGCGGTTTCATTATCATTTGTTTATTTACCTCATTTTATAACTGTTTTTGCAGGTTGGCCGGCTTTCATTTCTGCTTTTTTCTGGGGAGGAAGCTGCATGACGTTGTACGCGATATGTTTAGCTCACGCAAACGATAACGCGACATCCGATGATTTTGTAGAAATAAGCAGTGCTATGCTAATCACACTAGGATTATCATCAGCAATTGGAGCACCACTCGCATCACTCGCAATGAAGTTTATGGGGCCAGACGGCCTTTATGCATTTACTAGCGGATCGCTAATTATCTTTTTTATCATCGTTTTATTTAGACGACGCAGTCACATTCCACCATCAACATTAGAGGAAAAAGAAGAGTTTCGTACCGTCACTGATATGGCAGGCCCTGCCGCTTATGAAATGGATCCTCGAACAGAAGTTGATGCTATCGATGAAAATGAAAATGAAAATGAAAATGAAAATGAAAAATAA
- a CDS encoding LysR family transcriptional regulator, which translates to MDIKILNSFVVVARHKSFSAAARELNTVQPAISRHIAALEAELGVTLFNRNSRDVAITEAGEQLLKDASVILALTKQAKTQVKRAHNGQTGTLNIAHLSSACLTFMAELVRTYKALFPEVHVTLFEMTATQQIEAFKNDRIDIAFSRPLPSTINDEFIHHDIYIDKLVAIVNQHHDLAGQKSINLADLKNQSFIIFNRDEALGLFDETIILCKQAGFSPNITSHPRHMQTLVTEVAAGLGVAIAPYCIRKLYSEGCQFITIDKITTNIPVQVQYKKNNTSATVNAFVDIALNAKNEIQRSMMH; encoded by the coding sequence ATGGATATAAAAATATTAAACAGCTTTGTCGTGGTTGCTAGGCATAAAAGCTTTTCTGCAGCAGCTCGTGAGTTAAATACCGTTCAACCTGCTATTAGTCGTCACATTGCAGCATTAGAAGCTGAACTCGGCGTCACACTATTTAACCGTAACTCTAGAGATGTTGCTATTACTGAAGCTGGTGAGCAATTATTAAAAGATGCGAGCGTTATTTTAGCGCTGACCAAACAAGCTAAAACTCAGGTTAAACGAGCTCATAATGGACAAACAGGAACCCTTAATATCGCCCATCTCAGTTCAGCATGTTTAACGTTTATGGCTGAACTAGTTCGCACTTATAAAGCACTGTTTCCAGAAGTACATGTGACCTTATTTGAAATGACGGCAACACAGCAAATTGAAGCCTTTAAAAACGATCGAATTGATATTGCATTCTCACGCCCTTTACCCAGTACTATTAATGATGAATTTATCCACCATGATATATATATCGATAAGCTGGTCGCGATTGTTAATCAACACCATGACCTAGCTGGACAAAAGAGCATCAATTTAGCAGATCTGAAAAATCAATCGTTTATTATTTTTAATCGAGATGAAGCACTGGGGTTATTTGATGAAACCATCATACTTTGCAAACAAGCAGGATTTTCACCTAATATCACTAGCCACCCAAGACACATGCAAACCTTAGTCACTGAAGTGGCAGCAGGGTTAGGTGTCGCGATTGCCCCTTATTGTATTCGTAAACTATATAGTGAAGGTTGCCAATTCATTACGATAGATAAAATAACTACAAACATACCCGTACAAGTTCAATATAAGAAAAATAATACGAGTGCGACAGTTAATGCGTTTGTTGACATTGCTTTAAACGCTAAGAATGAAATACAACGTAGCATGATGCATTAA
- a CDS encoding DUF1656 domain-containing protein has translation MLQAVVLGGMTFSPLVIYIPITFILSALTRFILHRLDWHDRIWKVAWFEVSLFVCYFALIVYLLSGR, from the coding sequence ATGCTTCAAGCTGTGGTTTTAGGTGGGATGACGTTTAGTCCTTTGGTTATTTATATTCCGATCACTTTTATCTTATCTGCATTAACTCGTTTTATTTTACACCGTCTAGATTGGCATGATCGAATTTGGAAAGTTGCATGGTTTGAAGTATCACTTTTTGTCTGTTATTTCGCCTTAATTGTCTATTTATTAAGTGGAAGATAA
- a CDS encoding MFS transporter, with protein MINTEQNQSLSRFILLLMTTAIAATAANLYYSQPILPLIADEFKLTHSQLGGIPALTQFGYAFALLFISPLGDSVARRKLIGILSCLLVVACSAAVVAPSLTILLIAVFLIGVSANITQQLIPFAASMVSAKNKGATLGTLMMGLTIGILLSRTLSGFIGEHFGWRSVFIMSALLAATFGVLLRVFLPTNKPHTNLGYFPLIKSTVSLFVKHKSLQTYTLAGAFWFASFNVLWATLAIYVSDVPFNYNAQQAGLFGVIALAGVIGAKSSGQWVNTLGSKKLVLMVLTLAAIGFAITGVFAGNLIALIIGIILIDFAIFSAQVANQVRVFSIDPSAQSRINGIYMLGYYLGGAFGSMAGVKALAMYQWPGVVVVSIIFILISVVFNAFAKK; from the coding sequence ATGATCAACACAGAACAAAATCAATCGTTAAGTCGATTCATATTATTATTAATGACAACCGCAATTGCAGCAACAGCAGCAAACCTTTATTACAGCCAACCTATCTTACCTTTGATTGCTGATGAGTTTAAGTTAACGCATTCACAGCTTGGTGGTATTCCGGCGTTAACACAATTTGGTTATGCTTTTGCGTTACTCTTTATTTCACCCTTAGGTGATTCTGTTGCTCGTCGAAAACTGATTGGTATTTTATCGTGTTTATTGGTGGTGGCTTGTAGTGCTGCGGTAGTCGCGCCTAGTTTAACTATTTTACTTATCGCAGTATTTCTAATTGGAGTCAGCGCGAATATCACGCAGCAATTAATTCCTTTTGCCGCTTCAATGGTATCGGCTAAAAACAAAGGCGCAACATTAGGTACGTTAATGATGGGGTTGACCATTGGTATTTTATTATCAAGAACGCTCAGTGGATTTATTGGAGAGCACTTTGGTTGGCGAAGTGTATTTATTATGTCAGCGCTACTAGCTGCCACTTTTGGTGTGCTTTTACGTGTATTTTTGCCAACCAATAAACCGCATACTAATTTAGGTTATTTCCCTCTGATTAAAAGTACAGTGTCTTTATTTGTAAAGCATAAATCATTACAAACTTATACATTAGCAGGTGCTTTTTGGTTTGCTTCTTTTAACGTGCTTTGGGCTACATTAGCTATTTATGTCAGTGATGTACCTTTTAATTACAATGCACAACAAGCAGGTCTATTTGGCGTGATTGCATTAGCAGGGGTTATTGGTGCTAAATCGTCTGGACAATGGGTTAATACATTAGGCTCTAAAAAGTTAGTTCTGATGGTATTAACGTTAGCTGCGATTGGTTTTGCGATTACTGGTGTATTTGCTGGGAATCTTATTGCGTTAATTATCGGTATTATTTTAATCGACTTTGCTATCTTTAGCGCTCAGGTAGCAAACCAAGTTCGTGTATTTAGTATTGATCCAAGCGCACAAAGTCGTATTAATGGTATTTATATGCTCGGCTACTATTTAGGAGGAGCGTTTGGTTCAATGGCAGGAGTTAAAGCATTAGCAATGTACCAATGGCCGGGCGTCGTTGTCGTGAGCATTATCTTTATTTTGATTAGCGTCGTTTTTAACGCTTTCGCTAAAAAATAA
- a CDS encoding cation:proton antiporter domain-containing protein — protein MTTYFIQAALYLLVAVICVLLAKRFGLGSVLGYLSAGVIIGPITGLAGEETNTIQHFAEFGVVMMLFIVGLELSPKALWNMKNRLIGLGGLQIGLTTLIITSLGVAFDFPWQPSLVVALIFSLSSTAIVMQSFAEKSLNKTDGGQAAFSILLSQDIAVIPMLAVIPLLAIPAYFGMPEASSLITEHHNVSLVENLSGWQYAGAIVIVIGLIIAAGNYISKPLFTLVAKSGLRELYTATALLLVISISALMSVVGLSPALGTFLAGVVLANSEFRHELESNIQPFKGLLLGLFFITVGAGISFAVISDNFFLISGLTIAVIVIKAAVLLSLAVIFKIKKSDGWLLTLSLAQAGEFGFVVLSFSSQSQALPPEWVAILSPVITLSMFLTPLLFIFYDKVITKQYLEIQPKKAADNIDKKSQVVIAGIGRFGQVINRLLMANGFETTVIDRSTDMIDRVRKVDIHAYYGDATDSSLLYTAGLEEASLLVISIDGPENILHLVKHVKQFHPHLPIVARAYDRGHAYLLEEAGAEHVFIESYFTALEMSKSALKVLGFDEKKAEKAKALYYQTELDHHEELHKAWNDANKESYLFNDFIELFVSLEKEMRAAMKEQVNNDNLNITNDNNSDDDITDANTRLNNDTSTVPEVEADVDKAKAKE, from the coding sequence ATGACCACTTATTTTATTCAAGCAGCTCTTTACCTTTTAGTCGCGGTAATATGCGTTCTTTTAGCTAAAAGGTTTGGGTTAGGCTCTGTCCTTGGTTATCTCAGTGCAGGCGTGATCATAGGTCCTATTACCGGATTAGCAGGCGAAGAAACAAACACGATTCAGCATTTTGCAGAATTTGGTGTTGTCATGATGCTCTTTATTGTTGGTTTAGAGTTATCGCCTAAAGCTTTATGGAATATGAAAAATAGGTTGATTGGCTTAGGTGGTTTACAGATTGGATTAACAACATTAATTATCACTTCCCTTGGTGTCGCATTTGATTTTCCATGGCAGCCGTCATTGGTGGTCGCCCTAATTTTTTCTCTGTCATCGACAGCGATTGTAATGCAAAGTTTTGCAGAAAAATCCCTTAATAAAACAGATGGAGGTCAAGCTGCATTTTCAATCTTATTATCGCAAGATATTGCGGTAATCCCAATGCTTGCAGTGATTCCGTTATTAGCTATTCCGGCGTATTTTGGCATGCCTGAAGCCAGTTCATTAATCACAGAACATCATAATGTTTCATTGGTTGAGAACTTATCTGGTTGGCAATATGCAGGCGCAATTGTAATCGTTATTGGTTTGATCATCGCTGCAGGAAATTATATTTCTAAACCCTTATTTACACTGGTTGCAAAATCTGGCCTACGAGAACTTTATACAGCTACCGCATTATTATTAGTTATTTCTATTTCAGCATTAATGAGCGTCGTTGGTTTATCGCCAGCATTAGGGACATTTTTAGCAGGTGTTGTACTAGCAAACAGTGAGTTTCGCCATGAATTAGAAAGTAATATTCAACCTTTTAAAGGATTATTGTTAGGTTTATTTTTTATCACTGTGGGCGCAGGTATTAGCTTTGCTGTAATTAGTGATAACTTTTTCTTAATCAGTGGGTTAACTATTGCAGTAATCGTTATAAAAGCAGCCGTATTGTTAAGTTTGGCTGTTATTTTTAAGATTAAAAAATCAGATGGTTGGTTACTAACATTAAGCTTGGCACAAGCAGGTGAATTTGGCTTTGTAGTATTGAGCTTTTCATCACAAAGTCAGGCATTGCCTCCAGAATGGGTTGCGATCCTCTCTCCCGTTATCACACTTTCTATGTTTTTGACTCCCCTCCTGTTCATTTTTTATGACAAGGTGATCACTAAACAATATTTAGAGATTCAACCGAAAAAAGCAGCAGATAACATTGATAAAAAAAGCCAAGTTGTTATTGCAGGGATTGGTCGTTTTGGACAAGTAATCAATCGTTTATTAATGGCAAATGGTTTTGAAACAACCGTGATTGATCGCTCAACCGATATGATTGACCGCGTTAGAAAAGTTGATATTCATGCTTATTACGGTGATGCAACAGACTCTAGTTTGCTCTATACCGCGGGTCTTGAAGAAGCGTCATTACTCGTCATTTCAATTGATGGTCCAGAAAACATATTACATTTGGTCAAACACGTAAAACAGTTTCATCCGCACTTACCTATTGTGGCCAGAGCGTATGACCGTGGTCATGCCTATCTTCTTGAAGAAGCGGGTGCAGAGCACGTGTTTATTGAATCTTACTTTACAGCATTAGAAATGAGTAAAAGTGCGTTAAAAGTATTAGGATTTGATGAGAAAAAAGCTGAGAAGGCCAAAGCACTTTATTACCAAACTGAACTAGATCACCATGAAGAATTACATAAAGCTTGGAATGATGCGAATAAAGAAAGCTACCTATTTAACGATTTTATTGAACTGTTTGTATCCTTAGAAAAAGAGATGAGAGCAGCAATGAAGGAGCAGGTAAATAACGATAACCTTAACATAACCAATGACAATAATAGTGACGATGACATAACCGATGCTAATACCCGACTCAATAACGATACAAGTACAGTTCCAGAAGTAGAAGCAGATGTAGATAAAGCTAAAGCTAAAGAATAA
- a CDS encoding alanine/glycine:cation symporter family protein: MRNIREILSVFLLAFSTSAFAEEASSFGQSIGAFSESVDGFFNDYTGWFVALIFKSVPIGEANFPLIVGWLLLAALIFTIYFGFIQFRRAGMAIDIVKGKYTDPNSKHEGEVSHFQALTTALSGTVGLGNIAGVGAALAIGGPGATFWMILCGLLGMASKFCECTLGVKYRTILPSGVVSGGPMYYLSQGLSEKGLGGLGKALAIGFALMCILGALGGGNMFQANQAHAMLTYAFDVPSEYGIITGVVLAALVFSVIVGGMPSIASVTEKVVPWMAALYVGMAVIVIVANISQVGPAFAAIFEGAFTGAGVVGGFVGALIQGLKRATFSNEAGVGSAAIAHSAVKTKEPITEGLVSLLEPFIDTVVICTMTALVITIAGLNVAPYDGSGLTGVTLTAASFTETAGVFKYLLALAVVMFAFSTMISWSYYGLKAWTYLFGEGKGKELVFKLIFCVFVVIGATIQFGAVIDFSDAAIFAMSIFNIIGLYFLMPVVKKELQSFIARVKSGEIKTYEKHSK, translated from the coding sequence ATGAGAAATATACGAGAAATTTTGTCTGTCTTTTTATTAGCCTTTAGTACCAGCGCTTTTGCGGAAGAAGCGAGTTCTTTTGGCCAGTCTATTGGAGCATTTAGTGAATCTGTCGATGGTTTTTTTAATGACTATACGGGATGGTTTGTTGCTTTAATTTTTAAAAGTGTACCGATTGGTGAAGCTAACTTTCCCCTTATCGTAGGTTGGTTATTATTAGCAGCACTTATCTTTACTATTTACTTTGGCTTTATTCAGTTCAGGCGCGCAGGCATGGCGATTGATATTGTTAAAGGTAAATACACTGATCCCAACTCTAAACATGAAGGTGAAGTCTCTCATTTCCAAGCATTAACAACGGCGCTTTCAGGAACGGTTGGACTAGGTAATATTGCTGGTGTGGGTGCAGCTCTTGCGATTGGTGGTCCAGGTGCAACATTCTGGATGATTTTATGTGGTTTATTAGGTATGGCATCTAAATTTTGTGAATGTACTTTAGGTGTTAAATACAGAACAATTTTACCATCAGGCGTTGTTTCTGGTGGTCCAATGTATTATTTAAGCCAAGGTTTAAGCGAAAAAGGTTTAGGTGGTCTAGGTAAAGCATTAGCAATCGGTTTTGCATTAATGTGTATTTTAGGTGCATTAGGTGGCGGTAACATGTTCCAAGCCAACCAAGCACACGCAATGTTAACTTACGCTTTTGATGTACCAAGTGAATACGGCATCATCACTGGTGTAGTTTTAGCAGCATTAGTATTCTCTGTGATTGTGGGTGGTATGCCTTCAATTGCTTCAGTAACAGAAAAAGTGGTTCCTTGGATGGCTGCTTTGTATGTTGGTATGGCCGTCATCGTTATTGTGGCTAATATCAGCCAAGTTGGTCCTGCATTTGCTGCTATCTTCGAAGGTGCATTCACAGGTGCTGGTGTTGTTGGTGGCTTTGTTGGTGCGTTAATTCAAGGTTTAAAACGTGCAACTTTCTCCAATGAAGCAGGTGTTGGTTCGGCAGCCATTGCTCACTCAGCAGTAAAAACGAAAGAGCCAATCACTGAAGGTTTAGTATCACTACTAGAACCATTTATTGATACGGTTGTCATTTGTACAATGACGGCATTAGTTATTACTATTGCTGGTTTAAACGTTGCACCATACGATGGTAGCGGTTTAACAGGTGTAACACTAACTGCAGCTTCATTTACAGAAACAGCTGGCGTGTTTAAATACTTACTAGCATTAGCAGTCGTTATGTTTGCATTTTCAACGATGATCTCTTGGTCTTACTACGGTCTAAAAGCATGGACTTACCTATTCGGTGAAGGTAAAGGTAAAGAATTAGTATTTAAATTAATATTCTGTGTATTTGTTGTTATCGGTGCCACTATTCAATTTGGTGCTGTTATCGACTTCTCTGATGCAGCTATCTTTGCAATGTCTATTTTCAATATCATTGGTTTATATTTCTTAATGCCAGTAGTGAAGAAAGAGCTACAGTCTTTCATCGCACGTGTTAAATCAGGCGAAATAAAAACCTACGAAAAGCATTCTAAATAA
- a CDS encoding haloacid dehalogenase type II — protein sequence MIRFKTLMIGLLVSMSLMTTTAHSQDSDSNEQLKPKVIFFDVNETLLDLGNVGKSVSKALGGRDDLVPYWFTTMLHYSLVGNVTGEYNSFAEIGIASLEMIANQKNIKLTPEEARTAVLTPFRDLAPHKDVVEGLKKLRAMGYTMITLTNSSDAGIAAQLKNSNLAQYFDGSLTVQNLKTFKPDLKVYEWAQKEMNVAPEDAMLIAAHPWDLAGADKAGWKTAFIMRPGKALYPLVAKPDLIGSDLIEIANQLETNAK from the coding sequence ATGATTCGTTTTAAAACTCTTATGATTGGTTTATTAGTGTCAATGAGCTTAATGACCACTACTGCACATTCTCAAGATTCAGACTCAAATGAACAACTAAAACCAAAGGTCATTTTCTTTGATGTTAATGAAACACTCCTAGACTTAGGCAATGTAGGTAAATCAGTGTCTAAAGCATTAGGTGGTCGAGATGACTTAGTCCCTTATTGGTTTACTACTATGCTACATTACTCATTAGTAGGTAATGTAACAGGCGAATATAATAGTTTTGCTGAAATCGGTATCGCATCATTAGAAATGATTGCAAACCAAAAAAATATAAAACTAACACCAGAAGAAGCACGCACAGCAGTACTAACTCCATTTAGAGATTTAGCACCACATAAAGATGTTGTTGAAGGTTTGAAAAAGCTACGTGCAATGGGATATACCATGATTACGCTAACTAATTCATCTGATGCAGGTATTGCAGCTCAACTTAAAAACTCAAACCTAGCACAATATTTTGATGGTTCATTAACGGTTCAAAACTTAAAAACATTTAAACCTGATTTGAAAGTGTATGAATGGGCACAAAAAGAAATGAATGTCGCACCTGAAGATGCAATGTTAATCGCTGCACATCCATGGGATTTAGCTGGTGCAGATAAAGCAGGCTGGAAAACAGCATTTATCATGCGTCCTGGTAAAGCACTTTACCCGCTTGTAGCAAAACCAGACCTGATTGGAAGTGACCTTATTGAGATAGCAAACCAGTTAGAGACTAATGCTAAATAA
- a CDS encoding TrmH family RNA methyltransferase produces MTEKTIINKSSKNEINNSKIQMSKEDLRQSKPTRNEYLDKPKTPLIVVLDNVTNSYNIGAFIRLADAFAIEKVIICGAGALSISDKKMKKASRNEAKWVTVEYRDTTTATLKTLLDESYTIYSVELCHGSVDYSEVKYPLNTVLVLGNERKGVSEAALKLSHQHIHIPMFGMGNSLNVSTAGAIVLAECANQIRKQ; encoded by the coding sequence ATGACAGAAAAAACAATAATAAATAAAAGTAGCAAAAACGAAATAAACAATTCAAAAATACAAATGAGTAAAGAAGACCTTAGACAAAGTAAGCCAACAAGAAACGAATACCTAGACAAACCCAAAACACCCTTAATAGTTGTATTAGATAATGTCACTAACAGCTATAACATTGGTGCTTTTATTCGCTTAGCTGATGCCTTTGCTATCGAAAAAGTGATTATATGTGGTGCAGGTGCTTTGAGTATTTCAGATAAAAAAATGAAAAAAGCATCTCGAAATGAAGCAAAATGGGTAACAGTTGAATACAGAGATACTACAACAGCAACCTTAAAAACATTATTAGATGAAAGCTATACTATTTATAGTGTTGAACTATGCCATGGTTCCGTTGATTACAGCGAAGTTAAGTATCCACTCAATACAGTTTTAGTATTAGGTAATGAACGTAAAGGTGTAAGTGAAGCAGCATTAAAATTAAGCCACCAACATATCCATATTCCTATGTTTGGCATGGGCAACTCACTTAATGTATCAACCGCAGGTGCTATTGTATTAGCTGAATGTGCCAATCAAATCAGAAAGCAGTAA
- a CDS encoding acyl-CoA thioesterase has product MKAVKIIDRKQVRPTDAYIEDNMEPKTIAFSTITVVQQMMDVDANIAGNVHGGSIMKLVDNTACMVGMRHTGGNAVTVSLDRLDFHSPVYVGDILRIKTSVNYVGSTSMEIGARIEAEAVLTGEVRHTASAYLTFVSLDPEGKPRHIPQIICETDRERERFAAALKRKEKRSEERKEAKNRAQSKQPQTVQSA; this is encoded by the coding sequence ATGAAAGCTGTAAAAATCATCGATAGAAAACAAGTTAGACCTACTGACGCTTATATCGAAGACAATATGGAACCAAAAACAATTGCATTCAGTACCATCACGGTTGTTCAACAAATGATGGATGTCGACGCTAACATCGCCGGCAATGTTCATGGTGGTTCAATAATGAAATTAGTCGACAATACTGCGTGTATGGTTGGTATGCGTCATACTGGTGGGAATGCGGTTACAGTATCTCTTGACCGTTTAGATTTCCACTCTCCTGTTTATGTTGGTGATATTCTAAGAATAAAAACCAGTGTCAATTATGTTGGTTCAACATCAATGGAAATTGGTGCTCGAATTGAAGCTGAAGCAGTATTAACAGGTGAAGTTCGACATACTGCATCTGCATACCTCACCTTTGTATCTCTTGATCCAGAAGGGAAACCTCGTCATATTCCACAAATCATTTGCGAAACAGATAGAGAAAGAGAGCGTTTTGCAGCCGCCTTAAAACGTAAAGAAAAACGTTCAGAAGAAAGAAAAGAGGCGAAGAACAGAGCGCAAAGTAAACAACCACAAACAGTACAAAGTGCTTAG